The Nocardia bhagyanarayanae region ATGGCTTGGCCGCCGATCTCGGTGTCCTCCAACGCCGTACGCTGGAAGGCGATCACCGGCGTCGCCCACCGGACGATCTCGTCGGGCGCGGTGCGCGGCCGCTCCGCCTTGTACAGCTCCCACTGCTCGGGGAAGTCGATGAACGCCTTCATGCCGTGCGTGGTGGCGTTGCGGGTGGTCTCGTTGCCCGCGACCGCCAAAAGGATGACGAACCAGGCGAATTCGTCCGATCCGAGCGCCTCGCCGTCGAGGTCGGCGGTGACGAGCTGGCTGACGATGTCGTCGGCCGGGCACTTGCGGCGCTCCTCGGCGAGGTTCCAGGAGTAGCCCATGATCTCCGCGGTGGCCAGCTTGTGGTTGCCGTCGAAGTCCGGATCGTCGTAGCCCATCATCTGATTCGACCAGTCGAACAGTTTGCCGCGGTCGGACTGCGGCACGCCGAGCAGCTCGGCGATGGCCTGCAACGGCAGCTCGCACGCCACCTGCTGGACGAAGTCGCCGCCGCCGGTCTTCTTGGCCTCGTGGACGATTCGTTCGGCGCGCTCGTGCAGCGCGTCGCGCAGGCTCTGTACGGCGCGCGGCGTGAAGCCGCGGGAGATGATCCGCCGCAGCTTGTCGTGAATGGGCGGATCGGTGTTGACCAGCATGGCGCGCTGGATGTCGATCTCGTCGCGGGTGATGTCGCCGTTGAAGCGGATCACCGCGGTGTTGGCGTTGGTGGAGAACACCTCGGAGTTCTTGGAGATCTCCTTGATGTGGTCGAGCTTGCTGACCACCCAGTACCCGCCGTCGTCGAAGCCGCTGACGCCGTTGGGCTGGTCGACCCACCAGACCGGTGCGGTCCGGCGGAGCTCGGCCCATTCCTCGACGGGCAGACGGCTGGCGAGCAGGTCGGGATCGGTGAAATCGAATTCGTGCGAGATGGACGGCGCGGACACGGTACCTCCTTTGGAACACGTTCCACAGGAGTGAACCACACCACACCCTATTTGTGAACACCATTTAGTAAATCGGGTTCACTTGATCTTGGGCTCAGTCCGAGGGCGGTCCGGCGAGGATGGCGGTGACGACATCGACGAGCTCGCTCATCACCTGCTCGGGACTGAGCTGGACGCCGGAGATCGCGAGCAGATCCTGTGTTTGATGCACGTCGCCGAGGACTTGGAAGGTCAGGGTCATGGCCTGCGCCAAGCGGAATCGGATGGTGTGGCGGGGCAGGTCGGGGAAGGCGCGCCCGAGCAGGGTCATGAAACGGCGGGCTTGATCGGCGAATCCCTCGGCGACGGTCGACAGCGCGGGATGGCCGCTGCCGAGAACGCTCGCGATGAACTTGACCCAGGATCCGCCCTCGCCGGTCGCCATCTCCCACACCGGCAACACGAATGCCTCCGCCAAGCCGCGGGCGCTCACGACGCCCGACTGCTCCACCTCGTCGAGCAGAGCCGCGCGCCGAGTCGCGACCGCGTCGCTTCGCTGCCGGATCAGCGCCTCGATCAGGGCTTCCTTGGAGCCGAAGTGGTAATGGACCGCGGCGACATTCGCGCCCGCGGCCGACATCACGGCGCGCAGCGATACCGCGTCGATGCCGCGTTCGGCGAACAGTCGCTCGGCCGCGAGAATCAGGCGCCGGTCGGTCGGCATGGCTAGTTCCGCTTCGCTGATCCGAAGCTCGGCACGGTCCGCTGCGCTGGTCACCTGCTGCATTGTAATGACCGTTCGCCCAGCGCAGACGCAATCTCTATCAACTGATGCAATCACTTGATAGAGTGCGGCTCGTGAGTACGACCACCGTTCCCGCCCACGACTTCGCGGAACTGACCGCCCTGGTGACGGGCGATCCGTCCGACACCGTTCCGGTGGTGGAGGTCTTCACCGGAACGGTCGTCGCGCACCTGCCGCAGTCCTCGCCCGCCGATGTCGCCGCGGCGTTCGACCGTGCCCGCGCCGCCCAGGTCGAGTGGGCGCGCTGGCCGGTGCGGCGTCGACTCGCCGTGTTCGAACGCTTCCACCGCCTGGTGCTGGAGAACCATCGGACGATCACCGACCTGATCCAGATCGAGACGGGCAAGGCGCGCCGCATGGCCTTCGAGGAGCTGTGCGACATCCCGATGGTCATCGGTCACTATCTGAAGCGCGCGCCGCGACTGCTGCGCCCCGTTCGGCATCCCGGCGCGATTCCGCTGGTCAGCACCTCGACCGAGATCCGCAAGCCGCGGGGTGTCGTCGGCGTCATCGCGCCGTGGAACTTCCCGTTCGCGATCGGCTACTGCGACGCGATCCCCGCGCTGATGGCCGGGAACGGGATCGTGCTGAAGCCGGACAACCGAACTCCGCTCAGTCCGGCGTACGGATTACGGCTGTTGCTCGAGGCAGGGCTGCCGGAGGGACTCGTGCAGATCGTCTGCGGCGACGGGCCGGTGGTGGGGCCAGCGGTGGTCGGCGGCGCGGACTTCGTGATGTTCACCGGCTCGGAGGCGACCGGGCGACTGGTGGCGAAGCAGGCGGGGGAGCGCCTCGTCGAATCGTGCCTGGAACTGGGCGGCAAGAATCCGATGATCGTGCTGGCCGACGCGGACGTGCCCGCGGCGGTGCACAGCGCGACCAACGGGGTCTTCGCCAACACCGGTCAGCTGTGCCTGCACATCGAGCGGATCTACGTGCACGAATCGGTGTACCCGGCGTTCCGCGACGAATTCACCGCGCGCGTCGCGGCGTTGCGGGTCGGACCGGGCTACGACTTCGACATCGAGATGGGCGCTTTGGTCTCGGCGGATCAGTGCGCCCGGGTCGCGGCGCAGGTCGAGCAGGCGAAAGCCGGTGGCGCGCGGGTGCTCACCGGCGGTCACGCGCTGCCGGACCTCGGGCCGACGTTCTACGCGCCCACGGTGCTCGAGGGCGTCACCGGGGAGATGGACGTCTTCGGCGCGGAGACCTTCGGCCCCGTTGTCGCGCTGTATCCCTTCGCTACCGTCGACCGAGCGGTCGAACTCGCGAACGACACCCGGTACGGGCTGAGCGCGAGCGTCTGGGGGCGCGATCTGTCGGCGGCGCGCGCGGTCGGTGCGCGGCTGGCGGCCGGACACGTGAACGTCAACGACACCGCCGCGCTCGCCTACGCCGGAAAGAGCGCGCCCTCAGGCGGATTCAAGGCCTCGGGAATGGGAGTCCGCAATGGCGACGCCGGTCTGCTGAAATTCACCGAGTCGACCAATGTGGCCACGCTGAAGCGGCAGGTGCTCGGCCCGCAGCCGGGTCAGTCGTACGACGCCTACCTCGACCGCACCCTCACGACGCTGTCACTGCTGCGCCGCTTCCGCATCCGCTGACCGCCGATCCCATTGCTCGGAAGGGTGAAACCGGCTGAGGAACAGCCGGTTTCACCGATGCATCAGCGGTCGAGCCGCTCCGCAGCCAGGGCGCGCACGGCCTTCTTGTCCGGCTTGCCGAGCCCGGTGAGCGGCAGCTCGTCGATGACGAGGACGTGCTTGGGCACCTGGACGGATCCCTTGCGCTGCCGGACGGTCTCCTGGATCTCGGCGATCATCGTCTCGACCGCGGTCGAATCGCTCGGCGCGGCCGGATCGAGCACGACGACGGCGGTGACCGCCTCGCCCCAGCGCGGATCGGGCACGCCGACGACCGCTACATGCGAGACGAGCGGGTGTTCGGCGACGACGTCCTCGACCTCGCGGGGAAAGACGTTGAAGCCGCCGGTGACCACCATGTCCTTGCTGCGGCCCACGATGTGCAGGAAGCCGTCCGCATCCTGGCGGGCCAGATCGCCGGTGCGCAGCCAGCCGTCGCGGAAGGTTTCCGCGGTGGCTTCAGGCTTGTTCAGGTATCCCGCCGCGACCAGTGGTCCGGAGACGCAGATCTCGCCGACCTCGCCGGGCGCGACGACCTTGTCGTCGGTATCCAGCAACGCGACGCGCAGCGCCGCGGACGGACGGCCGCACGAGGTGAGCCGCGCCGAATCGTGTTCGCGTTTACCGAGATAGCTGATCGCCATCGGCGCCTCGGACTGCCCGAAGTATTGCGCGAAGATCGGCCCGAAACGCTCGATCGCCTGCGTCAGCCGGGTCGGGTCGATGGCCGAGGCGCCGTAGTACACCGTCTCCAGCGACGACACGTCGCGGGTCGCGAGATCCGGGTGGTCGAGCAGCGCGTAGAGCATCGACGGCACCAGCATGGTGGCGGTGATCTTGTGTTCCTCGATGGCGCGCAGCACCTCGCCCGGCTCGAAGCGGGGAAGCACCACACACTGACCGCCGAGCAGGACGACCGGGAGGAAGAAAGCCGCGCCCGCGTGCGAGAGCGGCGTGCAGATCAGGAACCTCGGCCGCTGCGGCCATTCCCATTCCGACAGCTGGATCTGGGTCATAGTCGCCATGGTGAGCGCGGTTCCGATGACGCCCTTGGGTTTTCCCGTGGTGCCGCCGGTGTAGCTGACCGAGATGACGGCGTCGGGAGGCAGGTCGGTTGCCTCGATCGGGTCCGCGTCGAACGCCGCCGCGGCAGCCGTCAGATCGACGCCCACATCGGCCAGTTCCGGCGGCACGTCGCCGAGCACGAGGACCCGCTTCAGCTCCGGCACCCGGTCGACCAGTTCGCGGGCTCGCTGCACGAAGGCGGGCACCGGATCGAGCACCAGGGTGGTGATGCCCGCGTCGGCGAGCACGTAGGCGTGATCGTCCAGCCCGCCCATCGGGTGCAGCGCGGTGCGCCGATGGCCGCGCACCTGCCCGGCGCCGATGGTGAACAGCACCTCGGGCCGGTTGAGCGCGAGGACGCCGACGGGCGTGCCGGTCTCGACTCCGTTGGCCGCGAACGCGGCGACGTAGCGGCTGATCGCGTCCAGCACGTCGGCGCCGGTGAGGACGGTGTCACCGAGGGTGAGCACCGGATCGTGGCGGTGCCTGCGCAGCCCGGCGAGCAGGCTGTGGCCGTTGTGCACCGGCAGGCGCAGGTGGGTGTCGGGATCGATTGTCGTCATAGGTGTTTCAGCTCCGAGCACTCGTCGTTGACCGTCGTTCGGCACGTTCGTTCCTGCGCCTCGCTGACGCGCGGCTCCGATTCGCTCATGACGGCCCCGCGTACAGTGTGACGACGCAGGCGCCGCCGAGGCCGAGATTGTGCGCCAAAGCGATTCGCGCGTCCGGCACTTGCCGCTCCGCGGCGAGCCCGCGCAGCTGCCAGCAGAGTTCGGCCGTCTGCGCGAGACCGGTGGCACCGAGCGGGTGGCCCTTGGAGATCAGTCCGCCGGACGGATTGACCACCCAAGCGCCGCCGTAGGTGGTGGCGCCGGATTCCACCAGCGCACCGGATCCGCCCTCCCCGCACAGGCCGAGCGCCTCGTAGGTGATGAGCTCGTTGATCGAGAAGCAGTCGTGCAGTTCGATCACGTCGACCTCGTCGATGGTGATGCCCGCGGCGTCGAGGGCGCGACCGGACGCGGCGCGGGTCATCGGCGCTCCGACGACGTCGATCATCGACCCCGTCGCGAAGGCGGACTCGTCGTCGGTGACCAGCTCCTGGGCCAGGATCTCCACGGCTTGCGCCTCGAGCCCGAGCTCGCGCACGACGTCCTCGCTCACCAGCACGGCGGCCGCGGCCCCGTCCGACATGGGCGAGCACTGCGAGCGGGTCAGCGGACCGTGCACCGGCACGTCGGCGAGCACCTGGTCCAGCGTGTAGGCATTCTGGAACTGCGCCAGCGGATTTCGCGTCGAATGCGCGTGGTTCTTCACCGCGACGGCGGCCAGCTGCTCGGGCGTCGTGCCGTAGCGCTTGCCGTGCTCGAGCGCGGCATTGCCGAAGAACTGGGTGGTCATCGGCGCGGCGCCGAAGTCGTAGTGCGCGGACATGAGTCGCAGGTGCCCGTCGACGGTGGTGATCTTCGGCGGTGTCGCGGGCCCGGCCATGGCTTGCTTGGTCATCTGCTCGAACCCGACGGCCAGTGTCACGTCCGCGAGACCCGCGCCGATCCACTCGCGCGCGAGCACGAGCGCGGTGGAGCCGGTCGCGCAGTTGTTGTTGACGTTGACCACCGGAATGCCGGTCATCCCGACGTCGTACAGCGCGCGCTGCCCGGCCGCGGAGGGCTGGAAGACATAGCCGACCGCGGCACGCTGGACCCGGTCGTAGCCGATACCCGCGTCGCCCAGCGCGCCGCGCACCGCCTCGCCGACCATCTCCGGATAGGTCCACGCCCGGGACCCGATCTTGACGAACGGCGTCATCCCGACGCCGACGACGAATACCCGTCGCATCTTCGAACTCCGATCTCGCTTCACGTGGCGGGCCGTTCGTCGCCGACGACCCACAGGGCGTGGAATTGGGAGGCGCCGCCCATGGCATGGCCGATGGCTCGTCGCGCGCCGGGGACCTGGTGCTCGCCCGCCATGCCGCGGACCTGTAGCGCGGCCTCGAGGAAGCGGACCAGGCCGGTGGCCCCGGTGGGGTTGCCGGACAGCACGCCGCCGGACGGGTTGATCGGCAGGGACCCACCGAATCGCGTCGTCCCGTCGTCGACGAGTTTCCACCCTTGGTGCAGTGGGGCGAGGCCGATGTTCTCCAGCCACATCGGTTCGTACCAGCTGTACGGGATGTACAGCTCGGCGACGTCGATTTCCCTTGCGGGATCGACGATTCCGGCCTGCCGGTAGGCATCGGCGGCGCACTCCGCGCCCGCGAGCGGGTTGACCTCGTCCCGTCCGGCGAAGTGGCCGGTCTCGGTGCGGAACGACATGCCGTGGATCCAGGCGGGCGGCCGCGCTGTGTTCCCGGCCTGCGAGGCCGCGGCCAGCACGATCGCGGCGGCGCCGTCGGAGGACGGGCACGATTCGAGGTAGCGGATCGGGTCCCACAGCATGCGGGACTCCTTGACCTTCTCGACGGTGATGTCGGGCATGTGCACGTGCGCGTACGGATTGCGCAGCGCGTTGAGCCGGTGGTTGACCGCCACCTGCCAGCCGATGTGTTCGGGTGCGCCGGAGCGGCGGATGTACTCGCGGATGACCGGCGCGAAGTGGCCGCCCGCACCGGCGCCGAGTTTGGCGCTGAAGGGCAGTCCGCGCGAGAGCGCCCAGGTGAAATTACCTTCGGACTCTTTGGAATACGCCGCGACGAGCACGCGCCGCGCCAACCCAGCCTCGATGAGGTGCGCGCCGTAGATGGCCGCGTGCCCGCCGACGCTGCCGCCGGTGAAGACCCGCGTCACCGGAAGCCCGCGGGCGCCGAGCGCGTCGGCGAG contains the following coding sequences:
- a CDS encoding cytochrome P450, which gives rise to MSAPSISHEFDFTDPDLLASRLPVEEWAELRRTAPVWWVDQPNGVSGFDDGGYWVVSKLDHIKEISKNSEVFSTNANTAVIRFNGDITRDEIDIQRAMLVNTDPPIHDKLRRIISRGFTPRAVQSLRDALHERAERIVHEAKKTGGGDFVQQVACELPLQAIAELLGVPQSDRGKLFDWSNQMMGYDDPDFDGNHKLATAEIMGYSWNLAEERRKCPADDIVSQLVTADLDGEALGSDEFAWFVILLAVAGNETTRNATTHGMKAFIDFPEQWELYKAERPRTAPDEIVRWATPVIAFQRTALEDTEIGGQAIRKGQRVGLFYASANFDEERFDKPFEFDVTRNPNPHVGFGGTGTHFCVGANLARLQLDLIFNAIADVMPNLREVSEPVRLRSGWLNGIKSWQVAYE
- a CDS encoding TetR/AcrR family transcriptional regulator, yielding MTSAADRAELRISEAELAMPTDRRLILAAERLFAERGIDAVSLRAVMSAAGANVAAVHYHFGSKEALIEALIRQRSDAVATRRAALLDEVEQSGVVSARGLAEAFVLPVWEMATGEGGSWVKFIASVLGSGHPALSTVAEGFADQARRFMTLLGRAFPDLPRHTIRFRLAQAMTLTFQVLGDVHQTQDLLAISGVQLSPEQVMSELVDVVTAILAGPPSD
- a CDS encoding succinic semialdehyde dehydrogenase; this encodes MSTTTVPAHDFAELTALVTGDPSDTVPVVEVFTGTVVAHLPQSSPADVAAAFDRARAAQVEWARWPVRRRLAVFERFHRLVLENHRTITDLIQIETGKARRMAFEELCDIPMVIGHYLKRAPRLLRPVRHPGAIPLVSTSTEIRKPRGVVGVIAPWNFPFAIGYCDAIPALMAGNGIVLKPDNRTPLSPAYGLRLLLEAGLPEGLVQIVCGDGPVVGPAVVGGADFVMFTGSEATGRLVAKQAGERLVESCLELGGKNPMIVLADADVPAAVHSATNGVFANTGQLCLHIERIYVHESVYPAFRDEFTARVAALRVGPGYDFDIEMGALVSADQCARVAAQVEQAKAGGARVLTGGHALPDLGPTFYAPTVLEGVTGEMDVFGAETFGPVVALYPFATVDRAVELANDTRYGLSASVWGRDLSAARAVGARLAAGHVNVNDTAALAYAGKSAPSGGFKASGMGVRNGDAGLLKFTESTNVATLKRQVLGPQPGQSYDAYLDRTLTTLSLLRRFRIR
- the fadD8 gene encoding fatty-acid--CoA ligase FadD8 translates to MTTIDPDTHLRLPVHNGHSLLAGLRRHRHDPVLTLGDTVLTGADVLDAISRYVAAFAANGVETGTPVGVLALNRPEVLFTIGAGQVRGHRRTALHPMGGLDDHAYVLADAGITTLVLDPVPAFVQRARELVDRVPELKRVLVLGDVPPELADVGVDLTAAAAAFDADPIEATDLPPDAVISVSYTGGTTGKPKGVIGTALTMATMTQIQLSEWEWPQRPRFLICTPLSHAGAAFFLPVVLLGGQCVVLPRFEPGEVLRAIEEHKITATMLVPSMLYALLDHPDLATRDVSSLETVYYGASAIDPTRLTQAIERFGPIFAQYFGQSEAPMAISYLGKREHDSARLTSCGRPSAALRVALLDTDDKVVAPGEVGEICVSGPLVAAGYLNKPEATAETFRDGWLRTGDLARQDADGFLHIVGRSKDMVVTGGFNVFPREVEDVVAEHPLVSHVAVVGVPDPRWGEAVTAVVVLDPAAPSDSTAVETMIAEIQETVRQRKGSVQVPKHVLVIDELPLTGLGKPDKKAVRALAAERLDR
- a CDS encoding thiolase C-terminal domain-containing protein, whose translation is MRRVFVVGVGMTPFVKIGSRAWTYPEMVGEAVRGALGDAGIGYDRVQRAAVGYVFQPSAAGQRALYDVGMTGIPVVNVNNNCATGSTALVLAREWIGAGLADVTLAVGFEQMTKQAMAGPATPPKITTVDGHLRLMSAHYDFGAAPMTTQFFGNAALEHGKRYGTTPEQLAAVAVKNHAHSTRNPLAQFQNAYTLDQVLADVPVHGPLTRSQCSPMSDGAAAAVLVSEDVVRELGLEAQAVEILAQELVTDDESAFATGSMIDVVGAPMTRAASGRALDAAGITIDEVDVIELHDCFSINELITYEALGLCGEGGSGALVESGATTYGGAWVVNPSGGLISKGHPLGATGLAQTAELCWQLRGLAAERQVPDARIALAHNLGLGGACVVTLYAGPS
- a CDS encoding thiolase domain-containing protein, with translation MSEPVAVIGIGQGKQAKRRETTIGAMVREAVAAAMADAELELGEVDAIVLSKTPDLFDGVMNPELYLADALGARGLPVTRVFTGGSVGGHAAIYGAHLIEAGLARRVLVAAYSKESEGNFTWALSRGLPFSAKLGAGAGGHFAPVIREYIRRSGAPEHIGWQVAVNHRLNALRNPYAHVHMPDITVEKVKESRMLWDPIRYLESCPSSDGAAAIVLAAASQAGNTARPPAWIHGMSFRTETGHFAGRDEVNPLAGAECAADAYRQAGIVDPAREIDVAELYIPYSWYEPMWLENIGLAPLHQGWKLVDDGTTRFGGSLPINPSGGVLSGNPTGATGLVRFLEAALQVRGMAGEHQVPGARRAIGHAMGGASQFHALWVVGDERPAT